The Gasterosteus aculeatus chromosome 17, fGasAcu3.hap1.1, whole genome shotgun sequence genome includes a window with the following:
- the apcdd1l gene encoding protein APCDD1-like, whose amino-acid sequence MKCAAEGGNMSKGQFSHLLRGVCMLWMWQAVFVNGTESKLWEVPTASFTSSANLSESLWEQDCQHSHLQEGARITADTPPRLDGTWVSTRCEVRPGPEFLTRSYTFHASRHFQALQHYYKDSGCEDPAYSLMIRGKLRLRQASWITRGATEAEHHLSKVSVVVHSLAAKQRLASMLPSTCVGLTLGRVVPGKPLELYNTRAGRGCLEALGFSMMEMGLIRVETRHHGHGGKVQELLLGDVHTDWTQRTQYRPTGYQQPLQNAMHHTHPCPVCALVYRSSEQRPPVLPRRTAAPLSLTGSWVSGRCETRPNVLFLTRDFTFDPDQHAWQGVYRHYSDPVCSQPTFTLRASGHYAQGNPSAKVSGATEFVFKVTRVGVTALDGPTAALLNGTRPGKCGRAGGWKVGVEQDLTPTDGCTPLGVKLPHKEYELFKTELDHRKHPLLFVGERPTDGYSPDRPERRPTSFQAPMWLCRDGDTQPSRRYGSVFKSKQVQTAASGTERLAQLALLVLGSVLCSWFWVY is encoded by the exons ATGAAGTGTGCGGCGGAAGGAGGAAACATGTCGAAGGGACAATTCAGTCACCTGTTGAGGGGAGTCTGCATGCTTTGGATGTGGCAAG CTGTGTTTGTGAATGGGACGGAGAGCAAGCTATGGGAGGTGCCCACGGCCTCCTTCACTTCCTCCGCCAACCTCAGCGAGAGCCTGTGGGAGCAGGACTGCCAGCACAGCCATCTGCAGGAAGGAGCGAGAATCACAGCGGACACGCCGCCAAGACTGGACGGCACGTGGGTGTCAACAAG GTGTGAAGTTCGGCCCGGTCCAGAGTTCCTCACCCGCTCTTACACATTCCACGCCAGCCGTCACTTCCAGGCCCTGCAGCACTATTACAAAGACAGCGGCTGCGAGGACCCGGCCTACTCCCTGATGATCAGGGGCAAGCTTCGCCTGCGCCAGGCCTCCTGGATCACCCGCGGCGCCACCGAAGCTGAACACCACCTCAGCAAGGTGAGTGTCGTGGTCCACAGCCTGGCGGCCAAGCAGAGGTTGGCCTCCATGCTGCCCTCCACCTGCGTGGGTCTGACCCTGGGCCGGGTGGTGCCGGGGAAGCCGCTGGAGCTGTACAACACCCGGGCGGGGAGGGGATGTCTGGAAGCGCTGGGCTTCTCCATGATGGAGATGGGGCTGATCCGGGTGGAGACGCGGCACCACGGCCACGGAGGGAAGGTCCAGGAGCTGCTCCTGGGGGACGTTCACACTGACTGGACACAGAGGACTCAGTACCGACCTACAGGGTACCAGCAGCCACTGCAGAACGCCATG CATCACACccacccctgccccgtgtgcgCCCTGGTGTACCGCTCCTCAGAGCAGCGCCCCCCGGTGTTGCCCCGGCGCACAGCAGCTCCTTTGTCTCTGACCGGCAGCTGGGTCAGCGGCCGCTGCGAGACCCGTCCCAacgtcctcttcctcacccgCGACTTCACCTTCGATCCCGACCAGCACGCGTGGCAGGGGGTCTACCGGCACTACTCGGACCCCGTCTGCTCTCAGCCCACCTTCACCCTGAGGGCCTCGGGCCACTACGCTCAGGGAAACCCCTCCGCCAAGGTCTCCGGAGCCACCGAGTTCGTCTTCAAGGTCACCCGGGTGGGAGTCACGGCTCTGGACGGGCCCACGGCGGCGTTGCTGAACGGGACGAGGCCCGGAAAGTGTGGCCGTGCAGGAGGTTGGAAGGTCGGTGTGGAGCAAGACTTGACCCCCACGGATGGATGCACCCCGCTGGGCGTCAAGCTGCCACATAAGGAGTACGAGCTCTTCAAGACAGAGCTGGACCACAGGAAACACCCGCTGCTGTTCGTCGGAGAGAGGCCGACTGACGGGTACAGTCCAGACCGACCCGAGAGGAGGCCCACGTCCTTTCAGGCTCCCATGTGGCTTTGCCGTGACGGCGATACCCAGCCTTCACGTCGCTATGGCTCGGTCTTCAAGAGCAAGCAGGTGCAGACAGCAGCCAGCGGGACAGAGAGACTGGCCCAGCTGGCGTTGCTGGTGCTGGGATCTGTGCTGTGCAGCTGGTTCTGGGTTTATTAA